The following nucleotide sequence is from Corynebacterium hindlerae.
TGGCGGTTCCTTTTTCGCCGCGAACGACGACGCCCCCGATCCGGGGGGAAATCGCGTTGAGGATCAAGGCCAGCTTGAGCTGATCTTGTCCAACAACTGCCGCGAAAGGGAACCCCGGATCAGGGGTGAGAGTCACTGTGATTAGTCCTCCAGCTTCAGGGTCTTCTGGGTGCGCTCCCAGACCTCGTTGAACAGCTTCGGATCACCGGAGAGCTTCACACCGTAGGTAGGAACCATTTCCTTCAGCTTTGGACCCCACTCGATCATGCGGTTGCCGAAGCAGCGCTCCAGCACCTCGATCATGGCGGATGGGGCGATGGAAGCACCTGGGGATGCGCCGAGCAGGCCGGCGATGGTGCCCTCTGGGTTGTTGATTAGTGCGGTACCGAACTCCAGGGAACCGAATCGTGGGAAGCCGGCAGGCTTGATGATCTGGACGCGCTGACCTGCGATAACCAGCTCCCAGTCCTCCGCCTTCGCGGTTGGCATATACTCGCGGAGGGACTCCAGGCGAGCAGCCTCATCCTTCATCACTTCGGTGACCAGGTACTTGGTCAGGCCCATCTCCTGCACGCCAACGCCCATGTAGGACGGCAGGTTGCCTGGGCGGAAGGACTTGAACAGGTCCAGGTAGGAGCCCTGCTTCAGGAACTTCGGGGTCCAACCAGCGTATGGGCCAAACAGCAGGCCCTTCTTGCCGTCGATCACGCGGGTGTCCAGGTGAGGAACAGACATTGGTGGGGTGCCCACGGAAGCCTGGCCGTAGACCTTCGCGGCGTGCTGCTCAATGAGCTCCTCGTTGGTGCAGCGCAGCCAAGCGCCGGACACTGGGAAACCGCCGTAGCCCTTGATCTCCTTGATGCCGGACTTCTGCAGCAATGGCAGTGCCATGCCGCCAGCACCGACGAACACAAAACCAGCCTTCACGGTCTGGATGTCACCGGTGTGGACGTTCTTGACGGTCACCTTCCACTTGTCGCCGTCGGCCTTGATGTCCTTGACCTCGTGGCCGTAGCGGACCTCAGTGCCACCCTTTTCAGCTGCGGCCAGGAACTGCTTGGCCTGGGCACCGTAGTTAATGTCGGTGCCCTCGTCGAACCAGGAAATGTTGACCTTTTCAGCGTCAAAGTCACGGCCCTTAGCCATCAGTGGCAGGAACTCGGCGAACTTCGAGTCATCGTCGGAGTACTGCATTCCCTGGAACAGGGTGTGCTTGGAGAGCTTTTCATAGCGCATCTTGATGTACTTAACCTGGTCATCACCACGGCCGAAGGCGACGTGAGGAACCGGGTTAATGAACTCGCGAGGGTCGGTCAGGATGCCATTCTCAACCTGGTGAGACCAGAACTGACGAGAGACCTGGAACTTCTCATTGATGTTCACAGCCTTGGAGATGTTCACTTCACCGTGCTGCAGTGGCGTGTAGTTCAGCTCGCAGAGCGCGGAGTGACCGGTACCCGCGTTGTTCCACGGGGAGGAGGACTCCTGAGCTGGGACATCCAAGCGTTCAAAAATGATCTGAGACCAGGTTGGCTCGAGTTGTTTCAGCATCGCACCCAGCGTGGCGCTCATGATACCTGCGCCGATGAGGACAACATCCGCCTCGTCAGTTACCTTTGCGCTTACTTTAGCTTCGGACACTGTAACTCAACTTCTTTCATCAACTGTGCGTATGTATAGAAACCCCGGACTACTAGTGCCCTGAGGTGGACTTCCCATTCGTGTTGCCAGCCCAAAAGCCGGACAAACAAGTCCGTTACCAAACAAGCTTACGCGCAAAAATTGCAGCTTTGGTAAAACTTCCCCCACAAATTGGGAATTTTCACCCCAATGGGAATATGCAGTCCGGTCCGTCATTGCTAGGCAAATCTCACTACTATGCCTACCAGGACCCCAACACTTAAGAAGGAGCGCTACGTGGGCAAGCACTACGACATCATCATCATCGGCACTGGTTCCGGCAATTCCATCCCCGGCCCCGAATTCGATGACAAGTCCATCGCGATCATCGAGAAGGGTACCTTCGGCGGCACCTGCCTCAATGTCGGCTGCATTCCCACCAAAATGTACGTCTACGCGGCGGATATTGCCCGCACCATCGAGGAATCCGGCCGTTACGGAATTAAGGGGCAGTTCGAGGGGGTGGATTGGGCGTCGATAAGCAAGCGCGTCTTCACCGACCGCATCGACCAAATCGCCGCAGGTGGCGAGGCTTACCGACGCGGACCTGAAACCCCCAACATCGACGTCTACGACCAACACGCGCGTTTCATCGGCCCCAAAACCATCCGCACCGGATCTGAGGAAATAACCGGCGACACCATCATCATCGCCGCGGGGTCGCGCCCCCAAATCCCCGCGGCTATCGCCGAATCCGGGGCCCGCTATTACACCAACGAAGACATCATGCGCATCCCTTTGCTCCCTAAGCGCATGACCATCGTCGGCGCCGGCTTCATCGCCTGCGAATTCGCGCACGTCTTCTCCTCCCTCGGCGTATCCGTGACGCAACTGGTGCGCAGCGACCGCATGCTCCGCGGCCTCGACGACGACATCGCCGCCGCCTTCCAACGCGCCGCCGAAACCCAATGGGACGTCCGCTACGAAGTCGAAGTCACCGCAGCCACCGACACCGGCGTCACCCTCAGCGACGGCACCGAGCTGGAACACGACATCCTCCTCGTCGCCACCGGACGCATCCCCAACGGCGACCAAATGGACCTCCACCTCGGCGGCATCGACATGACTGAGGGGTCTATTAAGGTGGACGAATACGGGCGCACCACCGCCGACGGAGTCTGGGCACTCGGCGACGCCTCCTCCCCCTACCTCCTCAAGCACGTCGCCAACGCCGAAATGCGCACCGTGCGACACAACATCCTTCACCCCGATGACCTGCGCCCCATGCCACACGACCACGTCCCCGCCGCCGTGTTCACCCACCCCCAAATCGCCTACGTCGGACTCACCGAAAAAGAAGCACGTGAAAGCTACGACGTAACCGTGAAAGTCCAAAAATATGGCGACGTCGCCTACGGGTGGGCAATGGAAGACACCACCAACTTCGCCAAACTCATCGCCGACAAAAACACCGGATGCCTCCTCGGCGCCCACATCATCGGCCCCCAAGCCTCAACCCTCATCCAGCAACTCATCACCGTCATGGCCTTCGACCTCGACTGCCGCGACGTAGCCACCAAACAATACTGGATCCACCCCGCACTGCCGGAACTCATCGAAAACGCGCTGCTGGGGTTGGAGTTTTAGGGTTCTTGGGACTTTTCGAGACCTGTTTTTCGAGACTCGGTGAATAAAACCCCTAAAATACCCCAAAACATCGACGCCTGCTCCCAGTCTCGAATTCCAGGACTCGCACATTGCCCGAGAGAACACCCACAAGCCAAGTTGCTTGCGTTGGCACCACAGGAATTGTCCCCAGCGCTTGTTCGCCAGTCGAATTTGCCCCATGTTAGGAAAAACACCCTTCTCGCGACCAGGCATTTTGATGTAGCACAGTGTCTAACATGGGGCAGATAATGTGAAGCACGACCTCAACATGGAAAGGCCCCGCACACACAAACCATCTGACACTCTCCCCCACAAAACTCGAGACCTGTTTTTCGAGACTCGGAGAATAAAACCCCCAAAACACCGCTTTGGGCCCGAACCACTCCGAGTCTCGAATTCCAGGACTCGCACATTCCCCAAACCGCGGCCGGGAGAACACCCACAAGCCAAGTTGCTTGCGCTCACACAACCAGAAATGTCTCCAGCGCGTGTTCGCCAGTCGAATTTGCCCCATGTTAGGAAAAGCACCCTTCTCGCGACCAGGCATTTTGATGTAGCACAGTGTCTAACAAGGGGCAGATTATGTGAAGCATGACCGCAATATGGAATGGCCCCGCACACAAACCATCTGACACTCTCCCCCACAAAACTCGAGACCTGTTTTTCGAGACTCGGTGAATAAAACCCCCAAAACACCGCTTTGGGGCCTGAACCACTCCGAGTCTCGAATTCCAGGACTCGCACATTACCCAAACCGCGGCTGGGAAAACTCTCAGAGATTGAATGCGTGCGCTGACACGCAGCCAACTAAGCCCCAAAGCCTCAATTAGCAGATCCCCGGGAAGCACAACCCGGATCTCGGGCGTAAAACTAGCTGCACAGCTGCTATTTTTCCCTTTCTGCCCCGAAACCCGGGGAACGCTTCCCGGGTTTCACAAGAAACACACACAAGGAACACACAAGGAACACACACCAAGAACCACACCTAGACCACACAAAAACAACTACCCCAGCAATCCGTCCAGATTCCAGTGCTGCTCAAGTGTGTCGGCAATGAGGTCGAGTTGGCGGAGTCGTTCGGCATGGAAGGACATGTCTGGGTCGACGACGAACCCCTCTTTCCCCACGGCGGCCGCGACCCACGTGAGGAAGTCTTTCCGGAACGCATCGTTTTCGAGCTGTCCGTGCCGGTGGGTCCCTCGAAAAACGCCTTGAGCTGCACCTTCATCGTCGATCCATGGTGCTTCGGTGGTGCGAGTTACTTGTCCGTGGTGGACTTCGTAGGCGCCGCCGTCGTGCCTGATGAGGGTTTTTTCGGGGGCGAAGGTGATGTCGGTGTCAAAAATCCCGAGTCCTTGTTCGGTGCCGATTCCTTCGACGGGGTCGTCGATAAGCGTGCACATCATTTGGTAGCCGCCGCAGATGCCGATGGTGGGCTGGGTGCGTGCGGTGATCGCGTCGGCGATGCCGGTTTCCCGCAGCCACCGCAGGTCAGACAGGGTCGCTTTGGAGCCGGGCAGCACCACGAGGTCGGCGTCGGCGATGAAGTCGGGGTCCACGGACCAGGTGACGCTGACGCCGGGTTCGCAGGCGAGGGCTTCGACATCGGTGGCGTTGGAGATGCGGGGCAGGCGCACGGCCGCAACCCGCAGCCGCTGATTACCGACGCCCCGAGTCGCGGGCCCAATCGTCGTCCCGGCTGCTGATTGGAGGGAGTCCTCGGCGTCCACCCACAGCCCGTTGATGAAGGGCAGCACCGCGACGGTCGGGATGCCGGTCAATCGCTCGAGCTCGGCGAGTCCTGGGTCCAGGATGGTTTGGTCGCCACGGAACTTGTTGATGATAAATCCCTTGATGCGTTCGCGATCCTTCGGCGCGGAGATGAAGTAAGTGCCGTAGAGGTGCGCGAGGACGCCGCCGCGGTCGATGTCACCGACGAGGTACACGGGAAGATCGGCGGCTTCGGCGAGCCCGAAATTCGCGACATCGGTTTCTCGGAGGTTGATCTCCGCCGGCGATCCGGCGCCTTCACAGACCACGATGTCGAACTGCGATTCCAATTCCGCAAGGCAAGCGGCTGACACTTCCCGCAGGTGCGCGCGATGCTCGACGTAATTCTTCGCACTGACGTTACCGACCGCCAGCCCCTTAACCACCAACTGGGAGGTGCGGTCTGATCCCGGTTTGAGCAGCACTGGATTAAACCGTACATCGGGTTCCAGTCCACAGGCGAGAGCTTGCAGCCCCTGGGCGCGGCCGATCTCACCGCCGTCTGGGCACACCACCGAGTTGTTGGACATGTTTTGTGCTTTGAAGGGCGCCACTTTGAGGCCGCGGCGGGTGAGGGCGCGGCAGAGTCCAGCAACGACGATTGATTTTCCGGCGTCAGAGGTGGTGCCGGCGATGAGGAGGGCTGTCATTTAGATGTCTTCGTCGGGGATGGTGAGGATTTCGTTGCCGTTGTCGGTGATGACGATGGTGTGCTCGAATTGGGCGGTGAACTTGCCGTCGCGGTTTTGGACGGTCCAGTCATCGTCCCAGATGTCGTAGTCGAGGCTGCCGAGGTTGATCATCGGTTCGATGGTGAGGGTCATGCCCGGTTCGAGGATGTCGGTGTAGGCGTCAGAGTCGTAGTGCAGCACGACGAGCCCGTTGTGGAAGGTGGGGCCAACACCATGCCCGGTGAAGTCGCGCACGACGTTGTATCCGAAGCGCTTGGCGTAGGACTCGATGACGCGCCCGATCACGTTGATTTGTCGTCCCGGTTTCGCCGCCTTGATGCCACGCATGGTGGCTTCCTTGGTCCGCTCGACGAGGAGCCGGTGTTCTTCGGCGACATCGCCAGCGAGGAAAGTAGCGTTGGTATCGCCGTGAACGCCGTTTTTGTAAGCCGTGACGTCGATGTTGACGATGTCACCGTCCTCAATCACCGTGGTGTCGGGAATGCCGTGGCAGATGATCTCATTGAGGGAGATACAGCAGGATTTGGGGTAACCACGGTAGCCGAGGGTAGATGGGTAGGCGCCGTGGTCGCACATGTACTCGTGGGCGACGCTGTCCACATAGTCGGTGGTGACGCCCGGCTGTACTTCCCTACCCGCGACGACGAGGGCGTTGGCTGCGATGCGGGAAGCTTCGCGCATCGCTTCAATCACCTCAGGGGTTTGGATGAGGGGTTCGCCCATGGCTTCCTGGACGCTGTTTTTCCACGCGTACTCCGGTCGTTCGATGTGCTTGGGAACTGTTCGGATGGGGGTTGGGGTGCCGGGAGTAAGTTTCGTGGTTCTAGTCATGCCCCTTATGTTAACGCCGTTTTATTTTTGTCCGTCGATGAGCCGGAAGAAGTGGTCGGTGACCGCGACGGACGTTTCCGACCCGCCACCACCGACGATGAGGGTGGCGAAGGCGATGTCATCGCTGCGGTAGCCAGCAAACCAGGCGTGGGAACCGCCGTTGAATTCGGCTTCACCGGTCTTGCCGTGCAGCTCGCCGCCGGTTTGCTGCATGCCACGGGCGGTACCGGAGGTAACCACGGAGCGCATCATGCCGCGCAGATTATCGACGACCACAGGGTCCGGAGCCGGGACCTCCTCACTGACCTCGGTGCGGTGACCCGCGATTAGGAATGGCATCGGTGTCTTGCCCGCAGCGGCGGTTGCGGCGACCAATGCCATCCCGAATGGGCTCGCTAGGTCGAGGCCCTGGCCGTACCCCTCGTCGACACGCTGCATGAATTCCTCACCACGGGGCACCGCGCCGGTCATCGTGTCCAGGCCAGGGATGCGATAGTCGACGCCGAGGCCGAAGCTTTTCGCCATGTCTTGCAGCTGGCCAGGTTGGAGTCGGCTGGAGATGTCCGCGAAGGTGGTGTTGCAGGACTGGGCGAAGGCATCATCGAGTGAGGTGTTGCCACGGGAGAAGCCGTTGTAGTTGGTGACGATGCGAGGCCCGACCTCCATCGTGCCGGGGCATGGCACGGTAGACCCCGGGTTGATCCCTTCATGAGCCATGCCGGCAGCGGCGGTAATCATCTTGAACGTCGAGCCTGGTGGGTATTGGCCCATCAGGGCAGGGTCGCCGTCCTCATCCGCGAGTTTCGTTTGCGCCACAGCGAGAATCTCGCCACTGGATGGCCGGATAGCCACCAGCATGGTTTTGCGATCCTTGCGCAGGTCAACTGCCTGCTGCGCCGCTTGCTGCAAGTGGTGATCCAGGCTAATGCGCACCGCGGGCGCGAGCTGAGGTTCATGCCGCTCCAAAGAATCGATCGCCGCGCCGTTTTGGTTCACCACCGCTACGTGCCAGCCATTCGCTCCTTCGAGTTCGTCGGCAACGATCTTTTCCACCCGCGACATGATCTCCGGGGCGAACGTCGGATCCGAACGGACCATCGCGGCTTCCTCGTTCACAATCACACCAGGAATACCGCGCAGCTCATCAGCCACCCGCTTCCCTTCCGGGCCACCAACGACGGCCACCGAATAGGTTCCCTTGAAATCCGCGAGGTTCCGGGCCAACACGGACTGGTTGATCTGAGGAACCGCTTCATTCGCCGCCCGGGCCTCATTGATGACCGTTGCGACGCGAGCCGCTACCCCAGTCAGGTTGCCCGCTTCTGACGTGTTGATCAGCACGCGGGCCACGCTGCCCGGCTGCAGCACATCAGCGCCGTCGGCGCTGACCACCCGGGACTTTTTCGCCTCCAAGGCCCGCAGTTCCAGGTGCTGGTTATTGCCGAGTTTCGGGTGGATGACC
It contains:
- the mqo gene encoding malate dehydrogenase (quinone), which translates into the protein MSEAKVSAKVTDEADVVLIGAGIMSATLGAMLKQLEPTWSQIIFERLDVPAQESSSPWNNAGTGHSALCELNYTPLQHGEVNISKAVNINEKFQVSRQFWSHQVENGILTDPREFINPVPHVAFGRGDDQVKYIKMRYEKLSKHTLFQGMQYSDDDSKFAEFLPLMAKGRDFDAEKVNISWFDEGTDINYGAQAKQFLAAAEKGGTEVRYGHEVKDIKADGDKWKVTVKNVHTGDIQTVKAGFVFVGAGGMALPLLQKSGIKEIKGYGGFPVSGAWLRCTNEELIEQHAAKVYGQASVGTPPMSVPHLDTRVIDGKKGLLFGPYAGWTPKFLKQGSYLDLFKSFRPGNLPSYMGVGVQEMGLTKYLVTEVMKDEAARLESLREYMPTAKAEDWELVIAGQRVQIIKPAGFPRFGSLEFGTALINNPEGTIAGLLGASPGASIAPSAMIEVLERCFGNRMIEWGPKLKEMVPTYGVKLSGDPKLFNEVWERTQKTLKLED
- the mtr gene encoding mycothione reductase, with protein sequence MPTRTPTLKKERYVGKHYDIIIIGTGSGNSIPGPEFDDKSIAIIEKGTFGGTCLNVGCIPTKMYVYAADIARTIEESGRYGIKGQFEGVDWASISKRVFTDRIDQIAAGGEAYRRGPETPNIDVYDQHARFIGPKTIRTGSEEITGDTIIIAAGSRPQIPAAIAESGARYYTNEDIMRIPLLPKRMTIVGAGFIACEFAHVFSSLGVSVTQLVRSDRMLRGLDDDIAAAFQRAAETQWDVRYEVEVTAATDTGVTLSDGTELEHDILLVATGRIPNGDQMDLHLGGIDMTEGSIKVDEYGRTTADGVWALGDASSPYLLKHVANAEMRTVRHNILHPDDLRPMPHDHVPAAVFTHPQIAYVGLTEKEARESYDVTVKVQKYGDVAYGWAMEDTTNFAKLIADKNTGCLLGAHIIGPQASTLIQQLITVMAFDLDCRDVATKQYWIHPALPELIENALLGLEF
- a CDS encoding cobyric acid synthase, giving the protein MTALLIAGTTSDAGKSIVVAGLCRALTRRGLKVAPFKAQNMSNNSVVCPDGGEIGRAQGLQALACGLEPDVRFNPVLLKPGSDRTSQLVVKGLAVGNVSAKNYVEHRAHLREVSAACLAELESQFDIVVCEGAGSPAEINLRETDVANFGLAEAADLPVYLVGDIDRGGVLAHLYGTYFISAPKDRERIKGFIINKFRGDQTILDPGLAELERLTGIPTVAVLPFINGLWVDAEDSLQSAAGTTIGPATRGVGNQRLRVAAVRLPRISNATDVEALACEPGVSVTWSVDPDFIADADLVVLPGSKATLSDLRWLRETGIADAITARTQPTIGICGGYQMMCTLIDDPVEGIGTEQGLGIFDTDITFAPEKTLIRHDGGAYEVHHGQVTRTTEAPWIDDEGAAQGVFRGTHRHGQLENDAFRKDFLTWVAAAVGKEGFVVDPDMSFHAERLRQLDLIADTLEQHWNLDGLLG
- the map gene encoding type I methionyl aminopeptidase — protein: MTRTTKLTPGTPTPIRTVPKHIERPEYAWKNSVQEAMGEPLIQTPEVIEAMREASRIAANALVVAGREVQPGVTTDYVDSVAHEYMCDHGAYPSTLGYRGYPKSCCISLNEIICHGIPDTTVIEDGDIVNIDVTAYKNGVHGDTNATFLAGDVAEEHRLLVERTKEATMRGIKAAKPGRQINVIGRVIESYAKRFGYNVVRDFTGHGVGPTFHNGLVVLHYDSDAYTDILEPGMTLTIEPMINLGSLDYDIWDDDWTVQNRDGKFTAQFEHTIVITDNGNEILTIPDEDI
- a CDS encoding penicillin-binding transpeptidase domain-containing protein → MRALSAVVVASLVATCAASCTPKPDIADPVAQEFVQSMAEGDIEKAASLTDNPDQTTLMLRQTIDGMQAEGLDASVTKVSNQDTLATADVQMDWRLPRERNFAYSSQITLTKVKGEWKVRFLPTVIHPKLGNNQHLELRALEAKKSRVVSADGADVLQPGSVARVLINTSEAGNLTGVAARVATVINEARAANEAVPQINQSVLARNLADFKGTYSVAVVGGPEGKRVADELRGIPGVIVNEEAAMVRSDPTFAPEIMSRVEKIVADELEGANGWHVAVVNQNGAAIDSLERHEPQLAPAVRISLDHHLQQAAQQAVDLRKDRKTMLVAIRPSSGEILAVAQTKLADEDGDPALMGQYPPGSTFKMITAAAGMAHEGINPGSTVPCPGTMEVGPRIVTNYNGFSRGNTSLDDAFAQSCNTTFADISSRLQPGQLQDMAKSFGLGVDYRIPGLDTMTGAVPRGEEFMQRVDEGYGQGLDLASPFGMALVAATAAAGKTPMPFLIAGHRTEVSEEVPAPDPVVVDNLRGMMRSVVTSGTARGMQQTGGELHGKTGEAEFNGGSHAWFAGYRSDDIAFATLIVGGGGSETSVAVTDHFFRLIDGQK